A part of Melittangium boletus DSM 14713 genomic DNA contains:
- a CDS encoding HD domain-containing protein: MRALAQGVTAVPDRLAGLRPLVGELMDLKRVRTPEQPDGLAAQGFRRAWAALVSGVDPETLALRETALALTGVRLGGIDLEVMSRAGLPHERAVKVLRRGLDAATEPLDPELRERLRTALAGLPGPGLAQPPPSFVERLVRQPRAGPTRANKPRVVLLPAESHADHCYVVAVAAVLVSPLFAADPATPFLAALSHHFFNVVLPDAGDYGDRLLGEDAAPMVARITEEVLATLPGALATRVREARTILPHTDTPEARAFHAADALDRVLEMDAHARAAGFTLRQAMEDLELIHEGPMRAYENAVLAAAGLPY; encoded by the coding sequence ATGAGGGCACTCGCGCAGGGAGTCACCGCGGTTCCCGACCGCCTGGCCGGGCTTCGCCCGCTGGTGGGCGAACTGATGGATCTCAAGAGGGTCCGCACGCCAGAGCAACCGGACGGACTGGCGGCACAGGGGTTCCGCCGGGCCTGGGCGGCGCTCGTCTCGGGGGTCGACCCGGAGACCCTGGCACTCCGGGAGACGGCGCTCGCCCTGACCGGAGTGCGGTTGGGGGGCATCGACCTGGAGGTGATGTCCCGGGCCGGCCTGCCCCACGAGCGCGCCGTGAAGGTGCTCCGCCGGGGCCTCGACGCCGCCACGGAGCCGCTGGATCCGGAACTGCGCGAGCGCCTGCGCACCGCCCTCGCCGGGCTGCCCGGGCCTGGGCTCGCCCAACCGCCGCCTTCCTTCGTGGAGCGGCTGGTGCGCCAGCCCCGGGCCGGCCCCACCCGTGCCAACAAGCCCCGGGTGGTGCTCCTGCCCGCGGAGAGCCACGCCGACCATTGTTACGTGGTGGCCGTCGCGGCGGTGCTCGTGTCACCGCTCTTCGCAGCGGACCCGGCCACTCCCTTCCTGGCCGCGTTGAGCCACCACTTCTTCAACGTGGTGCTGCCCGACGCGGGTGACTACGGCGACCGGCTGCTCGGAGAGGACGCGGCGCCGATGGTGGCGCGCATCACCGAGGAGGTGCTGGCCACGCTGCCCGGAGCGCTCGCCACCCGCGTGCGCGAGGCCCGGACGATCCTGCCGCACACGGACACGCCCGAAGCACGCGCCTTCCACGCCGCCGACGCGCTGGACCGGGTGCTGGAAATGGACGCGCACGCCCGCGCCGCGGGCTTCACGTTGCGCCAGGCGATGGAAGACCTGGAGCTGATCCACGAAGGACCCATGCGGGCATACGAGAACGCCGTGCTCGCCGCGGCGGGGCTCCCGTACTAG
- a CDS encoding Gfo/Idh/MocA family protein codes for MICALPRSRRLGWAIVGCGWVARDYVAPAVLQAGNSRLVSLCDLDAEALARMPGDEVPRHTELREVLEDPDVAVVYIATPNHAHAALTEACAAAGKHVFCEKPMAIRLEDGVRMVEACRRAGVMYATAFDQRHHGAHRKLRTLIHEGALGTVTQARIHYACWTPRDWTANNWRIDPRQAGGGAMIDLAPHGIDLLEVLLEDEWASLTALTQRRVHDYAVDDGAILMGKFKSGILGIIQVAYNCPDNYPRRTLEVIGTQARALAYKTMGQTPGGTLTLTDAATGEERPVPLSPEEDRSPFLNQVEAFSTCVLEGRPYPFTPERDVRLLGLLTQACDPRAWEDTACR; via the coding sequence ATGATCTGTGCATTGCCTCGCTCACGCCGGCTCGGGTGGGCCATCGTGGGATGTGGATGGGTGGCCCGCGACTACGTGGCGCCCGCCGTGTTGCAGGCGGGCAACTCCCGGCTGGTCTCCCTGTGTGATCTGGACGCGGAGGCCCTGGCGCGCATGCCCGGGGACGAAGTGCCACGGCACACCGAGCTCCGCGAGGTGTTGGAGGATCCCGACGTGGCGGTGGTCTACATCGCCACCCCCAACCACGCGCACGCGGCCCTGACGGAGGCCTGCGCCGCCGCGGGCAAGCACGTGTTCTGCGAGAAACCCATGGCCATCCGCCTGGAGGATGGCGTGCGCATGGTGGAGGCCTGCCGGCGCGCGGGCGTGATGTACGCCACCGCGTTCGACCAGCGCCACCACGGCGCCCACCGCAAGCTGCGCACGCTCATCCACGAGGGCGCGCTCGGCACCGTCACCCAGGCGCGCATCCACTACGCGTGCTGGACGCCTCGCGACTGGACGGCCAACAACTGGCGCATCGATCCCCGGCAGGCGGGCGGCGGCGCGATGATCGACCTGGCCCCCCATGGCATCGATCTGCTCGAGGTGCTGCTCGAGGACGAGTGGGCCTCGCTCACCGCCCTCACGCAGCGGCGGGTGCACGATTACGCGGTGGACGACGGCGCCATCCTGATGGGCAAGTTCAAGAGCGGCATCCTGGGCATCATCCAGGTGGCCTACAACTGCCCGGACAACTATCCGCGACGCACCCTGGAAGTGATTGGCACCCAGGCGCGCGCCCTCGCCTACAAGACCATGGGCCAGACCCCCGGGGGCACGCTGACGCTCACGGACGCGGCCACGGGCGAGGAGAGGCCCGTGCCGCTCTCCCCGGAAGAAGACCGCAGTCCCTTCCTCAACCAGGTGGAGGCCTTCTCCACATGCGTGCTGGAGGGCCGCCCCTACCCCTTCACCCCCGAGCGCGACGTGCGGCTGCTCGGCCTGCTCACACAGGCGTGCGATCCGCGCGCCTGGGAGGACACCGCGTGCCGCTAG
- a CDS encoding MBL fold metallo-hydrolase: MPLVRYACSHCGTWQPWFDHELPLSCPTCMDVRNALPEKGWDFRSAAQVSQQLETSWREAIPGVLGFHCTPSFGLGSTGWLLVRPEGNVAFEGAPWYSRPALERIASLGGIRWMSSSHVHGFGALWQLQEHFDPQLVLHRDALPHTKAFQVRWPVDDEHTLAPELTLHHVDGHYEGHCVMYDARTCSLFCGDALKVELDGRGRPTGLSCHKGFHYAIPLSHGELRRYREVFERLPFENVFTPFEFARGVTRAHALALFDRLLSGMPHTRPIALEELSS; encoded by the coding sequence GTGCCGCTAGTCCGCTATGCCTGCTCCCACTGCGGCACCTGGCAACCGTGGTTCGATCACGAACTGCCCCTGTCCTGTCCCACCTGCATGGACGTGCGCAATGCCCTGCCCGAGAAAGGCTGGGACTTCCGCTCCGCCGCGCAGGTGTCCCAACAACTGGAGACGTCCTGGCGCGAGGCGATTCCCGGAGTGCTCGGCTTCCACTGCACGCCCTCCTTCGGGCTGGGGAGCACGGGCTGGCTGCTGGTGCGGCCCGAGGGCAACGTGGCCTTCGAGGGCGCGCCCTGGTACTCGCGGCCAGCGCTCGAGCGCATCGCCTCCCTGGGCGGCATCCGGTGGATGTCCTCGTCACACGTGCACGGCTTCGGCGCGTTGTGGCAGTTGCAGGAGCACTTCGATCCCCAGTTGGTGCTCCACCGCGACGCGCTGCCCCACACCAAGGCCTTCCAGGTGCGCTGGCCCGTGGATGACGAGCACACGCTCGCCCCGGAGTTGACGCTGCACCACGTGGACGGCCACTACGAGGGCCACTGCGTGATGTACGACGCGCGCACGTGCTCGCTCTTCTGCGGTGACGCGCTCAAGGTGGAGCTGGATGGGCGCGGACGGCCCACGGGCCTGTCGTGTCACAAGGGCTTCCACTACGCCATTCCCCTGAGCCACGGGGAGCTGCGCCGCTACCGCGAGGTGTTCGAGCGGCTGCCCTTCGAGAACGTCTTCACCCCTTTCGAGTTCGCGCGCGGAGTGACCCGTGCCCATGCCTTGGCCCTGTTCGATCGGCTGCTCTCGGGCATGCCGCACACGAGGCCCATCGCCCTGGAGGAGTTGTCCTCATGA
- a CDS encoding YcaO-like family protein has protein sequence MSKKQHLFEAREAYRHALPAGALEMFRADPIDRVGVPTVAASLRLKTGSQFATHGHGSTLEEAEVGALGEMAEAVFTEAALRAHPRVTGSYKELVRNHGESSVMDPLRLCLNAGSLYDPDMRLTWVTVNRLTTGERVLIPEEWVATWNGELRGRTPLITPITNGQGAGLTREQALAHGLLELLRRDGNGLRFRALDQGVVLDLENAPLGPDIQALLARYQQLGIEVIPKLASTEFGLVNLYVVGRDPHVNDQPMALTACGEAADLDRERALRKALLKYAGSRTRKSFANGPLELAARIVPPGYFDRFLPSLKLEDEEPRALHAMAFWARLTANQMRTLLEKPVMSETRRVPFTGLPTTENSGDAKQRAALLVDKLTRAGFDILVADLSPSDHSVHSLKVIVPGLEVETMSYHRIGERGVAKLLAREDPLAGLGKPPEGAKPVRLTKKAEERLGGPAWFNTRLAEQTVGRLYSLYREPKRHAAPLLLRQPRFGGGLG, from the coding sequence ATGAGCAAGAAGCAGCACCTGTTCGAAGCCCGTGAAGCCTACCGCCATGCCCTTCCAGCTGGAGCGCTGGAGATGTTCCGGGCGGATCCCATCGATCGCGTGGGAGTTCCAACGGTGGCCGCGAGCCTTCGATTGAAGACGGGCTCCCAGTTCGCCACCCATGGCCATGGCTCCACCCTGGAAGAGGCCGAGGTGGGTGCGCTGGGCGAGATGGCCGAGGCCGTCTTCACCGAGGCCGCCCTCCGGGCCCACCCCCGCGTGACGGGCAGCTACAAGGAATTGGTGCGCAACCACGGCGAGTCCTCGGTGATGGATCCCCTGCGGCTGTGCCTGAACGCGGGCAGCCTCTATGACCCGGACATGCGCCTCACGTGGGTGACGGTGAACCGGCTCACGACGGGCGAGCGCGTGCTCATCCCCGAGGAGTGGGTGGCCACCTGGAACGGCGAGTTGCGCGGGCGCACGCCCCTCATCACCCCCATCACCAACGGACAGGGCGCGGGCCTCACCCGTGAACAGGCGCTCGCCCACGGCCTCCTCGAACTGCTCCGGCGCGACGGCAATGGCTTGCGGTTTCGCGCGCTCGACCAGGGCGTGGTGCTGGACCTGGAGAACGCGCCACTCGGCCCCGACATCCAGGCCTTGCTCGCGCGCTACCAGCAACTGGGCATCGAGGTCATCCCGAAGCTGGCCAGCACGGAGTTCGGCCTCGTGAATCTCTACGTGGTGGGGCGCGACCCCCACGTGAACGACCAACCCATGGCGCTCACGGCCTGTGGAGAAGCGGCGGACCTGGACCGCGAACGGGCGCTGCGCAAGGCCCTGTTGAAATACGCGGGCTCGCGCACGCGCAAGTCCTTCGCCAACGGCCCCCTGGAACTGGCGGCGAGGATCGTGCCCCCGGGCTACTTCGACCGATTCCTGCCCTCCCTCAAGCTGGAGGACGAGGAGCCTCGCGCCCTGCATGCCATGGCTTTCTGGGCCCGGTTGACCGCGAACCAGATGCGCACCCTCCTCGAGAAGCCCGTGATGTCCGAGACGCGCCGGGTGCCCTTCACCGGCCTGCCCACCACGGAGAACTCCGGCGACGCGAAGCAGCGCGCCGCCCTCCTCGTGGACAAGCTCACCCGGGCGGGCTTCGACATCCTCGTGGCGGACCTGTCGCCCTCGGATCACTCCGTCCACTCGCTCAAGGTCATCGTCCCCGGGCTCGAGGTGGAGACGATGAGCTACCACCGCATCGGCGAGCGCGGCGTGGCGAAGCTGCTCGCGCGCGAGGATCCGCTCGCCGGCCTGGGCAAGCCTCCCGAGGGCGCCAAACCCGTCCGCCTCACGAAGAAAGCCGAGGAGCGGCTGGGAGGCCCGGCCTGGTTCAACACGCGCCTGGCCGAGCAGACCGTGGGCCGTCTGTACTCGCTCTACCGCGAGCCCAAGCGCCACGCCGCCCCATTGCTGTTGCGCCAGCCCCGCTTCGGCGGCGGCCTGGGCTGA
- a CDS encoding YcaO-like family protein — MNFKDIRDTYTRALPPGELQIFRDDALDRLGIPVVSAALRMEDGQWVPSHGYGVTEEEAVVSALGELTEEVYADKVVPTLPRFLGNYTEMVRARGLSGVVDPLTLCLPAGSPYHPGMPLTWVEMKRLSTGERVLVPEEYVATEPGQIQGATPLIRPITNGQGAGLTREQAIAHGLLELLQRDGNCVGFRAMDRGIVIDLEGADLSPAVRELLERYRQVGIEVMAKLASTDFGMANVYVVGQDMNAGDPLMVTACGEAADPDRDRALRKALLEYASSRSRKAFQHGPLENVARVAPHGYLENFLPQVEKNLRTEENRALHDMVVWAGMSSDALRAQVAITLRKERSVRLTELPQAPVAEDPAMRCAQVVRQLSDAGFDILVADLSPRDHAVHTVKVLVPGLEVETMTYYRIGERNVARLMSRGESMVGLGQPPEGTQRVRLTRAAEERLGGPAWFDVREAERRVGRLYALYREPERHSAQFVLRGRKYGGGVT; from the coding sequence ATGAACTTCAAGGACATCCGCGACACCTATACCCGGGCCTTGCCTCCCGGAGAGCTGCAGATCTTCCGGGATGATGCCCTGGACCGGCTGGGCATCCCGGTCGTGTCCGCCGCCCTGCGCATGGAAGACGGGCAATGGGTTCCCTCGCATGGCTACGGAGTCACCGAGGAGGAGGCCGTGGTGAGCGCCCTCGGAGAGCTGACCGAGGAGGTCTACGCTGACAAGGTGGTGCCCACGCTGCCGCGCTTCCTCGGCAACTACACGGAGATGGTGCGCGCGCGCGGCCTCTCTGGCGTGGTGGACCCGCTCACGCTCTGCCTGCCCGCGGGCAGTCCCTACCACCCGGGCATGCCGCTCACGTGGGTGGAGATGAAGCGGCTGAGCACGGGCGAGCGCGTGCTCGTGCCCGAGGAGTACGTCGCCACGGAACCGGGCCAGATCCAGGGCGCCACGCCCCTCATCCGTCCCATCACCAATGGGCAGGGCGCCGGGCTCACCCGGGAGCAAGCCATCGCCCACGGCCTGCTGGAGCTCCTGCAGCGCGATGGCAACTGCGTGGGCTTCCGCGCCATGGACCGGGGCATCGTCATCGACCTGGAGGGAGCGGACCTGTCGCCCGCGGTGCGCGAGTTGTTGGAGCGCTACCGCCAGGTGGGCATCGAGGTGATGGCCAAGCTGGCCAGCACCGACTTCGGCATGGCGAACGTGTACGTGGTGGGCCAGGACATGAACGCGGGGGATCCCCTGATGGTGACGGCCTGCGGCGAGGCGGCGGATCCGGATCGGGACCGGGCCCTGCGCAAGGCGCTGCTGGAGTACGCCAGCTCGCGCTCGCGCAAGGCCTTCCAGCACGGGCCCCTGGAGAACGTGGCCCGGGTCGCTCCACACGGCTACCTGGAGAACTTCCTGCCACAGGTGGAGAAGAACCTGCGCACGGAGGAGAACCGGGCCCTGCATGACATGGTCGTGTGGGCCGGCATGTCCTCGGACGCCCTGCGCGCCCAGGTGGCCATCACGCTGCGCAAGGAGCGCTCGGTGCGCCTCACGGAGCTGCCCCAGGCCCCCGTCGCCGAGGACCCCGCCATGCGCTGCGCGCAGGTGGTGCGGCAGTTGAGCGACGCGGGCTTCGACATCCTCGTGGCGGACCTCTCTCCCCGGGACCACGCCGTCCACACCGTCAAGGTCCTGGTGCCGGGACTCGAGGTGGAGACGATGACGTACTACCGCATCGGCGAGCGCAACGTGGCGCGGCTGATGTCTCGCGGGGAGTCGATGGTGGGCCTGGGCCAGCCACCCGAGGGCACCCAGCGGGTGCGGCTCACCCGCGCCGCCGAGGAGCGGCTGGGAGGGCCCGCCTGGTTCGACGTGCGCGAGGCGGAGCGGCGCGTGGGCCGGCTGTACGCGCTCTATCGCGAGCCCGAGCGCCACAGCGCGCAATTCGTCCTGCGCGGCCGGAAGTATGGGGGAGGAGTAACGTGA
- a CDS encoding sugar phosphate isomerase/epimerase family protein: MSLRFAYNTNGVSNHRFEDALRLIADSGYDGVALTLDHHHFDPFAPDLERRTGALAGLLDRLGLGVVVETGARFLLDPRAKHEPTLVTPDVAGRERRLDFLRRAVDICATCRGDAVSFWGGVPQPGLDPERSWHWLVEGVARLSDYAASRGVVAAVEPEPGMRVETVDDWLRLQHDVRQRGAAPIQLALDVGHLMVTQERIPADAVREFAPVLGTLALEDMKRGVHEHLPFGEGELDLPSVLRALMDIDYGRLVCVELSRDAHRAHAMVPQALAWLRAHLPSELEISA; this comes from the coding sequence GTGAGCTTGCGCTTCGCCTACAACACCAACGGCGTGTCCAACCACCGCTTCGAGGACGCGCTGCGGCTCATCGCCGACAGCGGCTACGACGGGGTGGCCCTCACGTTGGATCACCACCACTTCGACCCCTTCGCGCCCGACCTGGAGCGCCGCACGGGAGCGCTGGCGGGGTTGTTGGATCGGCTCGGCCTGGGCGTGGTGGTGGAAACGGGAGCGCGCTTCCTGCTCGACCCGCGCGCCAAGCACGAGCCCACGCTCGTCACTCCAGACGTCGCGGGCCGCGAGCGCCGGCTCGACTTCCTGCGCCGCGCGGTGGACATCTGCGCCACCTGCCGGGGGGATGCCGTGTCCTTCTGGGGAGGCGTGCCCCAGCCCGGCCTGGATCCGGAGAGGAGCTGGCACTGGCTCGTGGAGGGAGTGGCCCGGCTGTCCGACTACGCGGCGTCGCGCGGCGTGGTGGCGGCGGTGGAGCCCGAGCCGGGCATGCGCGTGGAGACGGTCGATGACTGGCTGCGGCTCCAGCACGACGTGCGACAACGGGGCGCGGCCCCCATCCAGCTCGCGCTGGACGTGGGCCATCTGATGGTGACACAGGAGCGGATTCCCGCGGACGCGGTGCGCGAGTTCGCGCCCGTGCTGGGCACCCTGGCCCTGGAGGACATGAAGCGCGGCGTGCACGAGCACCTGCCCTTCGGAGAAGGCGAGCTGGACCTGCCCTCGGTGCTCCGAGCGTTGATGGACATCGACTATGGCCGGCTCGTCTGCGTGGAGCTGTCCCGGGACGCGCACCGCGCGCACGCCATGGTGCCCCAAGCCCTCGCGTGGTTGCGGGCCCACCTTCCCTCGGAGCTGGAGATCTCCGCGTGA
- a CDS encoding glycosyltransferase family 4 protein, whose product MNANALRVCFISRRFFPAISGMSVYALNLVQELVSCGHDVTMVSQYRNDQAGASVYGGGPPPEVAGATVVGRESLGEQRVNQGLPASFERDVEDLVSIVEREHRKRPFDLIHAQYGYPCGLAALEASRRLGLPNVVSIQGGDGHWVGTCCTTHKQAMLAVLGHSGALLIGSRSFAEEVKGHHGTGLDRFTIVPGATDTRRFHPRDETALGALRPTPVLLYHGRVDARKGVREMMEALRLLVASGRDLKLIVSGIGPDVEAVRASVGELGLGGRVEMPGYSDYEHAPAIYRRGDLFVSPTYSEGFSNTLLEAMASGLPIVSTRAVGVVDCLEDGRDALLVPPKDPRALADAIARMLDEPALRRRLARQALDEVRELYSWQAVGRRIQDVYAGLTGTAPDTRWTGLYDPTTTTEKADPSCRFRSAPHLL is encoded by the coding sequence GTGAACGCGAATGCCCTGCGTGTGTGCTTCATTTCCCGGCGCTTCTTTCCCGCCATCTCGGGCATGAGTGTCTATGCCCTCAACCTGGTCCAGGAGCTGGTGTCTTGTGGCCACGACGTGACGATGGTGAGCCAGTACCGCAACGATCAGGCGGGGGCCTCGGTGTACGGGGGAGGCCCTCCGCCGGAGGTCGCGGGCGCCACGGTGGTGGGCCGCGAGTCGCTGGGCGAACAGCGCGTCAACCAGGGTCTACCCGCCAGCTTCGAGCGGGATGTCGAGGACCTGGTGTCCATCGTGGAGCGCGAGCACCGCAAGCGCCCGTTCGATCTCATCCACGCCCAGTACGGCTACCCGTGCGGACTGGCGGCGCTGGAGGCGAGCCGCCGGCTCGGGCTGCCCAACGTGGTGTCCATCCAGGGCGGTGACGGGCACTGGGTGGGCACCTGCTGCACCACGCACAAACAGGCCATGCTGGCGGTCCTGGGCCATTCGGGAGCACTGCTCATCGGCAGCCGCTCGTTCGCCGAGGAGGTGAAGGGCCACCACGGCACCGGCCTGGACCGCTTCACCATCGTCCCCGGCGCCACCGACACGCGGCGCTTCCACCCGCGAGACGAGACGGCGCTCGGCGCGCTGCGCCCCACGCCCGTGCTGCTCTACCACGGCCGCGTGGACGCCCGGAAAGGCGTGAGGGAGATGATGGAGGCCCTGAGGCTCCTGGTGGCCTCGGGACGCGACCTCAAGCTGATCGTCTCGGGCATCGGTCCAGACGTGGAGGCGGTGCGCGCGAGCGTGGGCGAGCTGGGACTCGGTGGCCGCGTGGAGATGCCAGGCTATTCCGACTACGAGCACGCGCCCGCCATCTACCGGCGGGGAGACCTCTTCGTGTCACCCACGTACTCGGAGGGCTTCTCCAACACGCTCCTCGAGGCCATGGCCTCGGGACTGCCCATCGTGTCGACGCGGGCCGTGGGCGTGGTGGACTGCCTGGAGGACGGCCGGGACGCGCTGCTCGTCCCTCCCAAGGATCCGCGCGCCCTGGCCGACGCCATCGCCCGGATGCTGGATGAGCCAGCGTTGCGCCGGCGGCTGGCGCGCCAGGCGCTCGACGAGGTGCGCGAGCTCTACTCGTGGCAGGCGGTGGGCCGGCGGATCCAGGACGTCTACGCGGGCCTCACCGGCACCGCGCCCGACACGCGCTGGACGGGGCTCTACGACCCCACCACCACCACGGAGAAGGCCGATCCCTCCTGCCGCTTCCGGAGCGCGCCGCACCTGCTATGA
- a CDS encoding PIG-L deacetylase family protein, with amino-acid sequence MSTALFLSPHLDDVAFSCGGTLARLKTRGWTVALVTVFTRSVLHPTGFALACQTNKGVAPEVDYMALRREEDQDFAALMRVDRLVWADLPEAPHRGYVLATIFSPPHEEDAIGAAVVDKLVPLLNELRPDLVFAPQALGSHVDHVQLVRALPALGIEPSRMLWYRDTPYAVREPHAQPDFAVPRNVRPLAVDVTAELSLKVAGCNRYRTQVDFQFGGPRAVALTLDAFHRREAHAHGRTGCAEVFLADGLAPDVWEALVGEVR; translated from the coding sequence ATGAGCACCGCCCTCTTCCTCTCTCCCCACCTGGACGACGTCGCCTTCTCCTGTGGAGGCACGCTCGCCCGGCTCAAGACCCGGGGATGGACGGTGGCGCTCGTCACCGTCTTCACCCGCTCGGTGCTCCACCCCACGGGCTTCGCCCTCGCCTGTCAGACGAACAAGGGCGTCGCCCCCGAGGTGGACTACATGGCGCTGCGCCGGGAGGAGGACCAGGACTTCGCGGCGCTGATGCGGGTGGACCGCCTCGTCTGGGCCGACCTGCCCGAGGCGCCTCACCGCGGTTACGTCCTGGCCACCATCTTCTCCCCACCGCACGAGGAGGACGCCATCGGCGCGGCGGTGGTGGACAAGCTCGTGCCCCTGCTGAACGAGCTGCGGCCGGACCTCGTCTTCGCTCCCCAGGCGTTGGGCAGCCACGTGGACCATGTGCAACTGGTGCGAGCGTTGCCCGCGCTGGGGATCGAGCCCTCGCGGATGCTCTGGTACCGCGACACCCCCTACGCCGTGCGAGAGCCCCACGCCCAGCCGGACTTCGCGGTGCCCCGGAATGTGCGCCCCCTGGCCGTGGATGTGACGGCCGAGCTGTCACTCAAGGTGGCCGGATGCAACCGCTACCGCACCCAGGTGGACTTCCAGTTCGGTGGCCCCCGGGCCGTCGCGCTCACCCTGGATGCCTTCCATCGCCGCGAGGCCCATGCCCATGGCCGGACCGGCTGCGCCGAGGTGTTCCTCGCGGACGGTCTCGCACCTGACGTGTGGGAAGCACTCGTGGGAGAAGTCCGGTGA
- a CDS encoding aldose epimerase — protein sequence MAVLITDGDSVAEIVPERGALVSRFDVGGEPLLFMDASTLADPGKNVRGGIPVLFPSPGVIPGGKYPVEGSDYPMRRHGFARDLAWEVRTRERSRVILTLGPSEQTLREFPWRFEARLTVTIEREALRLTFAAENRDSRPMPLHLGYHPYFHVPQANKAATRVDAQATRAWDNRTQAAVPYTGLDLTGPEVDMHLLDPSRPGTTLTRGPGLRPVQLSWSPSFKTIVVWTLSGRDFVCVEPWTAPSGALRTGEGLLHVAPGDTFSSDFEIRAGPR from the coding sequence ATGGCGGTGCTCATCACGGATGGCGACAGTGTCGCGGAGATCGTTCCCGAGCGGGGAGCACTCGTCAGTCGCTTCGACGTCGGGGGGGAACCCCTCCTTTTCATGGATGCGAGCACGCTCGCGGACCCCGGGAAGAACGTGCGCGGAGGCATTCCCGTGCTCTTCCCCTCGCCGGGCGTCATCCCCGGCGGCAAGTACCCGGTCGAGGGAAGCGACTACCCGATGCGCCGTCACGGCTTCGCACGCGACCTGGCCTGGGAGGTGCGTACCCGCGAGCGTTCACGGGTGATCCTCACGCTGGGACCTTCGGAACAGACCTTGCGCGAGTTTCCCTGGCGCTTCGAGGCACGCCTCACCGTGACGATCGAGCGCGAGGCGCTCCGGCTGACCTTCGCCGCCGAGAACCGTGATTCGCGGCCCATGCCGTTGCACCTCGGCTACCACCCGTACTTCCACGTGCCCCAGGCGAACAAGGCCGCCACGCGCGTCGACGCCCAGGCCACGCGCGCGTGGGACAACCGCACCCAGGCCGCCGTGCCCTATACGGGCCTGGATCTCACCGGCCCCGAGGTGGACATGCACCTGCTGGATCCGAGCAGGCCGGGCACCACGCTCACGCGAGGCCCGGGACTGCGTCCGGTGCAACTGTCCTGGAGCCCGTCCTTCAAGACGATCGTGGTGTGGACGCTCTCGGGCCGAGACTTCGTCTGCGTGGAGCCGTGGACGGCTCCGAGCGGCGCGCTGCGCACGGGCGAGGGACTGCTGCACGTGGCCCCGGGAGACACCTTCTCCTCGGACTTCGAGATCCGCGCCGGTCCCAGGTGA
- a CDS encoding imm11 family protein, translating to MAKRYFDLFEDVYVPGRWHLDEPVDQGGWKLVFRRGEPVHVEGRLRIPLYVPGKALDFSFVAGTTIPVVHARVAAVLAELAPGDVELFPAEVEGESEPYFLLNITRVVKCIDDETSDEVRYVKPEHNQPEKLGQYRSVIGMRIDPSKVGDAQVFRTWGWKVAIIVSEAIKEALAGMGVTGMTFTEVTGPSTISAEERARSRKLRELLETAAAAREEAWRALGSLDTEVIMPIAMSGAWPGQRQLWSVIRRETERTLLVTHGLSDPFIETLEPSVGFGLELALEVDAAVKDISKGWPLKLLDRVADEVAEHEHVREGVKAGLFSMEVSGKGMPKSLVTEEGRVAVLLGVESRSLPGHFSTPYGQVRFVTVKALLPAELEYVLEHGAQGHAELARRFAESGEEHLSRAKRRAVV from the coding sequence ATGGCGAAGCGGTATTTCGACTTGTTCGAAGACGTCTACGTCCCGGGACGCTGGCATCTAGATGAGCCCGTGGATCAGGGGGGATGGAAGCTCGTGTTCAGACGAGGCGAACCCGTTCACGTCGAGGGGCGTCTTCGTATTCCTCTTTATGTCCCTGGCAAGGCGCTCGACTTCTCCTTTGTCGCGGGAACGACCATCCCCGTGGTTCATGCGAGGGTGGCGGCCGTATTGGCCGAGTTGGCTCCCGGCGATGTGGAACTCTTTCCCGCCGAGGTGGAGGGAGAGAGTGAGCCGTATTTCCTCCTCAACATCACTCGCGTCGTGAAGTGCATTGATGACGAGACTTCAGATGAGGTGCGCTACGTAAAGCCCGAGCACAATCAGCCAGAAAAGCTCGGGCAGTACCGCTCCGTCATCGGCATGCGCATCGACCCTTCCAAAGTGGGCGACGCACAGGTTTTCCGTACCTGGGGGTGGAAGGTGGCCATCATCGTCTCCGAGGCCATCAAGGAGGCCCTGGCGGGTATGGGCGTCACCGGCATGACGTTCACGGAGGTGACGGGTCCGAGCACCATCAGCGCGGAGGAGCGAGCGAGGAGCCGGAAGCTCCGCGAACTCCTGGAGACGGCCGCTGCCGCTCGTGAGGAGGCCTGGCGCGCGCTGGGCTCGCTGGACACGGAAGTCATCATGCCCATCGCGATGAGCGGGGCATGGCCCGGTCAGCGACAGCTCTGGAGCGTCATCCGTCGCGAGACGGAGCGCACATTGCTTGTCACCCACGGGCTCTCGGACCCCTTCATCGAGACTCTGGAGCCCTCCGTGGGCTTCGGGCTGGAACTCGCCCTGGAGGTGGACGCGGCCGTGAAGGACATCTCAAAGGGATGGCCCCTGAAACTGCTGGACCGTGTGGCGGACGAAGTGGCCGAGCACGAACACGTGCGCGAAGGCGTGAAGGCGGGCCTCTTCTCCATGGAAGTGTCGGGCAAGGGCATGCCCAAGTCCCTCGTCACCGAGGAGGGCAGGGTGGCCGTCCTGCTGGGCGTGGAGTCGCGCTCGCTGCCAGGGCACTTCTCCACCCCCTACGGACAGGTGCGATTCGTCACCGTCAAGGCGCTGTTGCCCGCGGAGCTGGAGTACGTGTTGGAGCACGGCGCGCAAGGCCATGCCGAGCTGGCGAGGCGCTTCGCGGAGAGTGGTGAGGAGCACCTGTCCCGCGCCAAACGGCGAGCCGTGGTGTAG